TCAGTATCCTATCAAATTTAAAGctggaaaagtttgttttaaaaCGATTGGAAGGCCTGAGGAATGAGCTGAGAGGAGAGACAGGAATTACCACACAACGCTGCACTTGTAGTCTGCAAATACGCAAGTCTGACGCATTCTATCGCGGTAGAATATGAAGAGAAATGTATGTATTATGGTAAAAATTGAAAAGAAGCGCCGAAAAGGGCCAAAAGTTGCTCCAGTATGAAGACGAAATTCCCAAGCCGTCAGCGTACGCGGCGCTTACTCCCGTGAAACAGCGCAATAAGACTGTAACCACCATGCGATTGTGTACCTAAAACATCTCTTTACGTGTAGCAGTGGCTAGCATGCCACAAATAGACAATTTCCAACAGGAGACAAACGTGGCTGTCTGATCAATAGGAATGAAGAGTGAATGATTTATCGTAATTCAAATTAACAGGACGGTTCACATCCATAAAACCAATGTCCCTGATGAGTGAATGAGGGAGGAGTGGAAAGAGGAGAGCAAAATGGTGATGATCTGGAAGATCCTCAAGTGACCAGCTGGCGCAGATGCTGGTAATCAGTCCATAGATTGCAAAATGTTACTAATGCTGTGTATCCATCTAGTTCCAAGAATCCGTTAATCCTTTCTAGAAAGTATACTCCAAAGAGATAAAAGGATAACCTACAAAACTTGTGGCAAACGTTTAAAAGAtgaatctcttctttagAAAAGATCTACCCTTCCATAGACCAAGTCCAATCGCAGCTCCACCGAGTCCAGCCCCTAATACACCACCAGCTATGGCTCCTGGAGTAAGTCCTTCGCTTGCTCCATTTGTAACCTTTATAAGTTCAAGTATCCCTGAAAAATCATCAGTTCCTTGCGGTGTGCTCCCTCTCTTTTTCTCCCATTCATCAGCGCTCTTGGTTTTGGTGAACCATGCACCATCAAAGTGGATTATTAGGGCCCTGTCATCTGTCTTGGGGTAATAGAATACATTAAGTGATGTGATGGTACCTTTAATCTTAATACCATGTTGTGGAGGATAGCTATTATCTATCCTACCAATTTTATGACCACTTTCGCCACTAGTTATCCTGTGAACTACTTTCTTGTATTCTCTATCAGCTTCTTCTGAGGATGTAGAAAATGTGATTTTCTGTTCACGGTCTTTGCAAGCATAACAGTCGTAAGTATTAGATTCGGCCTTTGAAATATTGGCGACATGTGCTTTATTACGTCTGCAATTCTGTTTGTCCAGTCTAGTTATAAATTGACCAGATGCATCTGAATCCGGACCCCAACTATCATCAGATTTCCAACTATAATACGTGCTTTCTCCTCCAAGTTGGACAAGGAGAGGATTGGCATaagaagaatctccagTCCAAAAGTATACCGTTGCAGTATAACAATTCGCCAAGCTTTGTTCAAATCCATACTGTTGCACTCTCTTTTTCCTGACTCCTATAATCTTACGTTTATCCCTTGGTTCATGAACAAATTTTCTGTATCCAGGCCACTGAGTAGAATCTTTACACTCTGTCAAATCTATGGCATTAAGAGCGTCATGATAAGTTGTGGAGTAGTCAGAAAAACCATAATTACTCGAGGTTGGATCCATGGAAATATCAATGGTAACGCCCTTGTCCATTCTCCACTAAACACTCAAAACCATTCATACCGTAGAGACAAAATTATAGTCTCTATAGTACAAAAAAACTCTACATCACACATCTGCTATCTCCTGGCTCCACCTCCCTTTTTCCTAATCCAATAGTTTATATTCACAGGTCCCTCATAAATCATTCGCGGCTTCAACAAATTGGCCTGTCTTACCCTCATCTTCCGTTTGCATTCTTCTAGGGCCTCTTTTGCAATTCTCTCGGGTACATCATCACGAAGCAGCTCCTTCGCCAGAGCTACAAAGTCCACATCATTATTTGCAGTCTCTTTACTAAATCTTCGTACTCCAGAGACAACATTTATGTCGTAATAAAGGCGATTTATGATAGAATAACCGTTAAAATGCGATAATGCTGGCCTATATACTTGCCAAAGTTGTCTCGCGTGACCAATGAGACAACCTGTTGCCATTATACAAAACTTAAATGCTGAAAAATCTTCTCAAGTGTCTTTGAGCAGCCCTAAACCCATCGACAGACAagtctacacatttcccTGCAAATCTCGAAACTGGCCGCTCATAATTCAAATTGTGGCGCCCTCTTTTAGAGCCAAGGGCTTGAGCAGCTAAAACCGTAGATTAGGGCCAGAAATATCTGCTGAGGCTCCGTAGGCTGGTGGAGCCCGCGCCGCCGCATAGTCGCGGACTGAAGCACCAAATTTCGTAAATTTCACcataaaatgtaaatttttcaatttttGTGAACTTTTTCGTTCGTTTCTCTCtgtttttccattttcGCACTCGTTTCTCACTTTAATCGCTTCCATCTCACTTCATTTTTCTCTGTCTATTTACATTTGCGTCTGATATACCCTCTGGTTAAAGTTTAAGGTTGCAGCTCTCGTAAAGGTCGGCTTTTAGTGGATACGTCAAAGTGCGGGGTCGTATTGTTAAGTTTACCCTTTGTTTTCGGAAAAGGTCGAAGTTTCTTGCTACTCTAGGGGATTAATGGATGTTTAGAGTATGAAAGCCTCGTCCTGAGATGCTTGCGCGGCTGTATTGAGTTTCTAGGGTAAAGTTTGTACAAGTCGCTAGGGTATAACAAGACTCAAATGGCTAGATACGACACAAGGTCTTAGCTTAAAGAGGATTAGAGTACGGAAACGTTTCAGTCTGAAAAGGTGTTAGGGAAACTGTAAAGGAGCACAGCAATGGAGGACTGTAAAATCTTGAGCGAGGATGAACCTATCCCGCCCGCAGAACCTTATACAGATGTTCCCATAGAACCGGTTCCAGCGGAGCCAACATACCTTGTCAATCCCAAGAACCTACACACGGAAGAAGTTCTACGGAAATTGCAAACACTAACCTCAGGTGACTCagtattctttaaaaaatCGGCACTTGGAGATCAAATGAGCAGCTTTGAAACTCCAACTTATACAGATTTTGTGCATGGCACCGTAGTTTGTTGGACGTTTGATGAGCTTAAGCAATACattgttataaatgttaGGCCGCATGGGAACTTGCAGTTTCTCTATTCTGATCTCTTCGATATGACCCTTGCAAGGGATGTGTTTTTGCATAAGCTAGACATTAAAGTTGATATAGTAAAGGCCTCAGCTGAAAAAAGCATTGACACGCCTTATAATGTAGATTCCGCAGTAAGCTGCGATGTACGTGTTAGACCAGTACCACCAGGAGTGGAAACATTTTGCAAATGCCGatttataaacaaactAGAATTTGTAAGGAAATTAAGAGGAATAATTAGAAGCAATAAACACATGTTTATGGAAAAAACAATGTATATGAAGGAATTGAGACTAATAATGTCACAAAACGTACGTGCATATGAACTAGAAATGGTAGCATATGTACTAAATGCAAACCCGTGGCAATACAGCTCAAATCCAAGTGAAGAACCATCGCAAGAAAGAGTAAAGGAAATTCTAGAACTATACAAGAATGCAGTCAGAAACCCAATCTACATTGCACTCTAcaataaatggaaagagTACATTAAAAGCATAGCCGAATAAATTGAAAAGGGCATAAGCCAACTTTAAGTTTTGttttttacatttacaatgtagacatttcaaGGCGGTAAAGTTTTACATGCATGCACCACACTTTTCTTTACAGGTCCCTCCAGTAGAacatccatactgtactactgaagactgttttgatagttgttcatcttgtcattctgtggatagtctctctgacggtgagctagttgtgagggaggatgaagagGGGTAGATAGGAGATAGTCATTGATatcagagttttgaaaggaTTTTAAGATAGagcaaagaatggatgTTTGTAGATGTGGATATACGCAAAAAGTGCAGAAATAGATGTACATGCCCAAAGAGTGCAGGTCTTATAACTACTAAAACGGGTTCACTAAAAAATGCTGCAGACTACGGATATTGTACTCATGAGAAAGACTCTGGGGAAAGGATAAAGGGACTTAACTATGGTAGACAATCTCTTCAAATAGAAAATGGGAACTCATCCATACCATTTACCGATACACATGGTAGATCAGAGGTAGTTACCGTCTATTATCGTGAAGATAGTAACAGGAATCGCATAAAGGTACCCCTCATTCTTGGAATTAAAGATCATAAAGGAGCAGGTTATACATGGTACGAAAATCTGGGTGGAAATAACTTAACATGGAAAAAGATTGAGGATACTCATGACTTTCCTAAAAGTGATTCTGGATTAGCAGGTCCCTTGTTCAAGGAAAACCTTGATAGAGTTGCCTGCTCTCTTCATAACCTTCATAAAgttgatatttcaaatgatGGACAGAACTCCTATTATTGCAAAATATGTACCAAATCCAAGGTTACCCTTACACATGAAAAGATTCAAGAAATATACGCTAAGATTAATCACAGTCCACAAGAAAGTACTCCTTATCATGTTACACACGAGAGAAACCTggtaaaatataaagagACGAGCGAACATTCTAAATTACTCTCTGTTAATAAGAATGATACTATCTCTGTTTTCTACTGGGAAGGTGATGATAAGCGTGAGAATCCTCTCCTGATAGAGGTTAAATCGTCTAAAGCAGAATCTACTTGGTACGAGAATCTATGGGAATCGGGTACTAAAAAGCATGTTGTGTGGAAAAGGTTGGAATCAACAGGGACTTCTGGATTCTCTTCCTATGGAGTAGATCTTAAGGTTAAACTTGACTCTCTTAGTTGCGCACTCAATAAGGCAGTTAGAATTAAGTTAGGACTGGACTCTGGTTGTCATGATTCTAGGGATACCAAACACAATAATAGAATAAAGGCTTTTCATAATGGAACTGTTGATAAAGCCTTCTTTCTTTCGGCCTATGAATACAGCAATAACAAACCTGATGGAGGACCGTTCTCTGTGGCAGAATTGTTGGTTCAGGGTGCAAGACAGACCTTTCCAGGTGCTACATTTTTCAAGGATGTTACCAAGCTTTCTTCGTATGCATCCTTCTGTGATCCCACCAATCCATTTCTACTCTGTATAGAATTTGGAAATAATAGTgataagaaatatcaatGGTACTGGAAAAAAGATAAGGGGAATGATTGGCAAGTATATGGATCATTCTCTACCAAGTCTTCTAGGGATGTTAATAGTCAAATTGGGGGAATTTTTACTAATGTTAAAGGTTCTCTTATGATAAAAACATGTATTCCTCATAAACCTCCAAAAGAGGGGGTCAAAATAAATATAACCGAACAACCGAGGGATGAGAAACTTTCTGGTACATATCAGGCAACCTCTGGTACAACCCCTGTTTTAGTGCTTATTTCCAGAGATGATAAAACTCTTCCGCATGGATTCTTTAGTATTACTCACAAACCTTTAGGTACAGGATATTTCAAGCTAAGTAGAAATTTAGGCAATGGAGATCAAATAGGAAAAGGAGGGGGGACAATACCTGATGCTAAGGAAGTCTCtgtatactactggaatggtGAACCTACTTTACCTATCCTACTTGGAATTACCACAAAGGATAGTAGTAAACCAAAGTACTATAGCAGAGGCAATCAAAGAGGCAGTTCCTGGATACAAGGCGATAATGCTAGTAAAAAATTTGAATATCTACTAGACGAGTATAATTGCCAAAGAAATAATGCAGTTCCATTTAATCTAAGTGATCCAGAAAATTCATCGAACCTTTATACTGATGGTCAAGTGCCTCCATGTATAAAGGATCATAGAAAGATAGAATCTACTGTCTCTCCAAAACATCCTCTTGGGGGTGAATACGCTATGAAAGAATACACTGTCAATGGTGATGCGAGAATATCCAGGGTAACTTTCAGCAGAAAAGACACTGATATGGCCACTAAATATACCATAACTAAGGTTTTAGTATATTACCGGAAGAATGAAAACAGGATTGACAatattcctcttcttgtaGGATTTGTAAAAAGTGACAATAGTGGTTCTATCTTCTTCGAGAATCTTGGAAGTCCatattatacaaaatggaaACCAATTGGAGAAAGTGAATCAAAATCTTACTATGACAAAGGTGGATTCGGTTCTACTCCACAACAAGCACTTACAGATAAGCTCGATGAAGTGGGTTGCAGGGTTAATCATATAGTTAAaataaatatatcaaataaGGGTAATCCAGACAAATACTGTCACAAAAACTGCACTAAtaagaggataaaggtTATTAACACTAATATTAGCATCTCTGGGTATACCGGCTATGATCATACCTCTGCAATAAAGGCTCAGAAGACCTTTACAGTAACTGCTATAATAAATAATGGCAAAGAAAAAAATGCGAATATAACCAGTTTTTTCCCACTAAGAGAAGTTTTAAAGGTCACTGTCTATTTCCAAAACTGTAATGGTCTTCCGGTTGCAATACACatccaaaaggaaaaggGCGAAGAGTGGCTTAAGAATGAAAACGGAAATGAACAATTGGTGCAGTTTAATCCAAATGATAACGAACTACAGAACTGCCGAGGAATTCAGGGATTACCTATAACTCAAGGTACTCAATCAACATTCTCTGAAGATAGTTCAAGTGACTCCGATGAAGAATCTCAGGATGGTAATCCAGGAGATGGAAATTTTAGTGGATTATTTGACTGGTCATGGGAATCACTTGTTTCTAGTCTTGCTGGAGCTATGATAGATGGACCAACTCAAGCAGTTTATGGTTTTGCTAAAGTTAATGAAGCTATATCTAAAATACTCCCTGGCCCTAATGTTTTTGACAACAGTGGACTAGCAGGAGGGTTATCTGGTGATGATGGAGCTACTGCTAAAGGCCTTGAAGCAGATGTAAAAAATCCTGCCTCTGTACTTCCTCAACCTGAAGGTGGAGGACATGGCTCTGATAATGCTAGTGGAGTACTAGACTCTAGTACTGAAGCCTCCGCTCTATCAGACATTTCTCCTGGAGCTGAACCTGCTGATCTTCCTACTCAATCTCCTCTTATTGCTGAAGGTCTTACTGGTCTAGCTACTCTTGGATATGTCGCCGCATGTGGTGCTTCAGGCTCCATTACTGGGTTTACTTACTGGATCTACAAGCGCTTTGCTGGAGAACCATGGGTAAGGCAGATCTAATGAGTCTATAAAGATCCCTGTGTACATCctattctccattcttgctACTTCTGCGGGATCCGGATTAACTGGTTTCTTAGGATATAAGGGTTATAAGTTATaccaaaactttaaaggagatccttgggtcagacagatttaatgggagtctatggagatactctagatactagctaCAAATACTACAGGCTATAAGAAACAGGCGACCAACAAACCTGTATCACATAGCAAGTCATCTACATGCCCTGGAGGATTCTGTCTACTCCTtcaaatctttcaagatttattttgagattgttATCTTGTTGATGTGAATgggtactgagtagttggtgttaatttgttggtttgtttttgtttcatgttagttgtttctgttcttgttgGGTCATTGTCTACTCTACTCTGGTGTAATAAGCAAGTGATGGAGGTACTCTCAGGATATCCACCTCTATaacaaaacgagtaatACTACATACCAATAGTTATAGACAccctagcattccagtataccaacaagagacTAGTCTAGAGGGAGAGTCTCGTTTTGGTTGAGGTATGAACAATTAAAATAGTGTTGTTAACAATCTAATTATTTGTCTCGTAGCACTTTTGTTCGGgttgaagaagaagttGTACGCTTCAGCTCCAACACCTCCAGCTGCACCTGTCTCCCCGCATCCTTCAAGAACCTGTCGCAGTGTAGATTTTCTGGATCTGCTTAGTGGATATTTGATGAGTTTCTTTTTTACTTCTTGGTCAAGTTCATCAAAGTTGAATCCATTGTCAGATGCGTTTTTAAGTATTGTCGTAAGATCTGgattttcatcattttcttcaaatttACGGGCTAAGTATACATCCCATTTGGTGGCATCTTTGGATTTCACTAGTAGGTATCTGTCAGAAGTATAACTCGAATCATCTGCATTTTCATTAGATATGGTAAGTGTTATAAGGAGGGGatcatcatatttttcataatttTCCCTGGAATAGTAGACGAAAAAGTTCGTCATGGATTCTTTTGGTAACCCTCCATTTACTTCCATATCCTGTCCATCATGGAGTTGTATACCTCCAACAGTGAAGGATTTAGCACcagaagaagaaagatCATGTTTGACTCTAGGGTATTGGGGAATGGAGCTGTTCGTAGCAGAACTTACTTTAATGCCTGTATTACCTGACTGGTATGTAGCTTGAGATCTACCGTCATTCCCTTTGGGTTTATAGGAAAGATCGAATGTGATGTCAGTTAACCCGCTTTTACTAGATTCAATTTCGATTTTATCTGGTGTATACTTGGTAAGTTTGCTTTTGAGCTCACCAAGCTTTTCAGGGGCTATCTTTCCACTATTTGCTCTAACGTGCTTTATgacattttccatatcaGCTGCATGTGAACTGACTGTTGTGCTCAGAAGATAATCTACCCATTTAGTACCATCATTGTAATAGTAATAGACATATTTTGGATAATTAGTAAGACTAGGATCGTGGAAACCAATAAGCTCAATAAGGACTAACTGACTGTGAGATGAATCATTGTAGTAGGCGTTTAATTTTGAAAGTAGTGTGCCAGGCGGAGGAAGTTGACCTTTAGTTATGTCACCACCTGAACCCGTTTTAATGCTATTCACAGTAAAACTTGGAAATGCAGAGGCATGTCTTATAGCTTTGTATTCATTGAATGAGACCTGTTTGTAGTGAACTGTAGTTTTGCCAGAGGCATAGTGTTTGGTTTCCCCTGTGTTCGAATTGGTAGTTTGTGTCAGATCTATCTCAAGATCCTTAACACCGGGAAGCAGTTTTTCAACTTCGAGGTTATTTTCGGTGGATATTTTCTTGAGTAATTCTGGAAGTTCATTATCTATACTGGTACCCGTAACTTTTATAATGTCCCAAGTATTTGCATTGTcagttttataaatgtagtaCCAACCAGGAATATAACTGTTTCCAGCATCTGTGGCCAGAACCTTTAACTTCAGCTCTATCAACAGAGGAACATTCTTGTTGTCTTCcttataatatacattaAAACCTGTGAATCCTTCATTTGGAAATCCTCCCTTAACTTTCATATATTTACCATTTGGAAGCTTAATACCTTTGGCATAAAAAGGTTGACTAGCAGGAGTATGATCGACTTTGGGATATGTACTGGCTACTTTAATACCATAGTCTATTACACTGACACTTTGGGTGGTGACCTCAGAAtcatatttatcatttgTCTTTGAAAGGTCAAATATGATGTCAGTATCCCCAAACAATTTCTTTGCTGTGGTACTATAGTTTGTAATTAGTTTACCGATGTCAAATCCATTATTAGTATTTATGTTCTGGAGTACATGATCAAGTTCACCAGTTTCCAGAGAAGTTTTTTTTGTAGGTGCAAATTCTGTAAAAGTTACCCCTCTTGCAGTAGTGTCTGGATTTAAGTAGTAGACATGTTTTCCATCAGAGACAGCAATATCTACTAGCAGGAGCCTGCCATATTTACTCTCCTTAAAGTAAGTTATGACAGACGTGACTGAGATCGGATAGAGTAGTACGCCCGGCAGTAAGTTTCCCTTAAACAGAAAAGCAGAAAGAATAAAGGATCCAGAATCTTGCTTGGCATATTTGTAGGACTTATATCCTTCTGGAACTTTACCATCAGTGCTATTCTCAGTACGTTCTATGTCGTATTTCTTGGTAGTACCATTTTTTGGATCAAGATCCAACCGGACTCCACCACTCATCTTATATCCTCATTCATTTTGTAGCAGTATTATATCCTGCTCACCCATCCATtattccatagtagtactccatttatgtctcaactggtgtgagcagaatggtcagtataGATGAATGATGGTAATTATGTAGACAATACAcaataggcgtgacaaGGACTATAGGACTAAACAGTGGGTAGTCTAactagatgttgtaaaggagtATCATTCCAGGGACTCTACATCTTTTACAGAGAATAATGTATGTTAAATTAGGGAGGATTCTGGAAATAGACACTGCTAAGATGGATGTTGATAACCATTGGACTACTAGAAAGGAAACTAACTACGGGACATAAGATAGATCCGTATGTCCAGGATAGTTTAATATTAGTACATTTACATGTACATAAAACTATAGATGATaggagaaaataatggtgATGATATATGGAGATATTAAGAGATAACTTGTGATACAACGACAGAGAGAATGATGTCATTTATAAGATGAATGCTGTTGGTCAATTCCCCACCTCTATATAAACAGTCTGCTCTGTCCATCATTTTTCAGACAATGGAAAGAGGTACATAATGATGGACCAGTATGGAAAACTATTATtatggagatgaggatAGTATGGAGTTAGAGAAGCTATAGACTGTGatggatgaaaatgtagtGAATGGTATTATATTTGATCTTACTCACAAACCTAAAAGTAGTAATGACTTCCAAACTACATATAAATCTGGTAGTACAGCAATCACTCTTAGACCTGGCAGGTTCAATTCTGAATGCCCTAGGCTTAAACATGAACTTCCTGATGGTAAATCTTTCACTATTGGAGGTATAACTCTCCCAGGCGGACAAAAGATGCGGGTAGATGGAGAGTTTCCAACTGAGACCTTTACAAACCTCTTTGTATACTATAAAGGTTCGGTAACTCACGattgaagaagaggagttgaaggaagagctccagaagaaaagctggaagacatctttgggagattcctcggaaacctcgacaaagaggaagaacctcttgaagaggaggaagtGGAAAACGAGCTCGAATTCTCTCGCGACAAAGTAATAAGGATTaggaatataataaaacgtCGGAGAACcgctgcttctagaaggtctgaaggcccccaaaacctacggaaaatccgtaggaGTCAAGAAGGgtaggaactaataacgcacatataacacaacCCTTACACCTAGGGCAGATTAATTAGTTACTATAAAGGCAATGACAGTCAATATATTACTCCTCTCCTTGTAACACTTACAATCTCTagtgaagaggaagatcCATATTCTACGTCTACTCCTGACAGATACCTACTAGTGAAATCAAAAGGTGATGAAAAATGGGATCTACACAAAGCCAAAGGCATCAATGAGAATGGCGATGAAGATAATGACCTTGAAAATATACTTCAAAACATATCGAATGCAGGGGGATTTGACATAAACAGTCTTAACCAAGAGGTAAAAAGTAAGCTCAAAAAATATCCATTAAGTGGAGGTGCTGGACTTTCTGGAGGAACTATAGCTGGTGGTGTATTAGGAGCTGGACTCGGTGCGGGTGTTTTAGGATTTGAGGCACACAATTTCTTCCTAGATCCAAACAGGAGTGCTATAAAACGTGTAATAAAAATAGCATGTACAAAGGTGTGAGAAAgtattttcaaaatacCCTGTGATCTAATTCCTGGTAAGAGTTAATCATAATCCTGAATCACTACTTCACAAGTTAATTTCCTCTTATACCCCGTTATTTATACAGATTCACCATGTTTTCAAGTAGCTAAAATCCTTGAATATTGTTAATTATAGAATGAACAGTAAACGAGCATGAATGAGT
This region of Theileria equi strain WA chromosome 1, complete sequence genomic DNA includes:
- a CDS encoding hypothetical protein (encoded by transcript BEWA_022980A) → MSGGVRLDLDPKNGTTKKYDIERTENSTDGKVPEGYKSYKYAKQDSGSFILSAFLFKGNLLPGVLLYPISVTSVITYFKESKYGRLLLVDIAVSDGKHVYYLNPDTTARGVTFTEFAPTKKTSLETGELDHVLQNINTNNGFDIGKLITNYSTTAKKLFGDTDIIFDLSKTNDKYDSEVTTQSVSVIDYGIKVASTYPKVDHTPASQPFYAKGIKLPNGKYMKVKGGFPNEGFTGFNVYYKEDNKNVPLLIELKLKVLATDAGNSYIPGWYYIYKTDNANTWDIIKVTGTSIDNELPELLKKISTENNLEVEKLLPGVKDLEIDLTQTTNSNTGETKHYASGKTTVHYKQVSFNEYKAIRHASAFPSFTVNSIKTGSGGDITKGQLPPPGTLLSKLNAYYNDSSHSQLVLIELIGFHDPSLTNYPKYVYYYYNDGTKWVDYLLSTTVSSHAADMENVIKHVRANSGKIAPEKLGELKSKLTKYTPDKIEIESSKSGLTDITFDLSYKPKGNDGRSQATYQSGNTGIKVSSATNSSIPQYPRVKHDLSSSGAKSFTVGGIQLHDGQDMEVNGGLPKESMTNFFVYYSRENYEKYDDPLLITLTISNENADDSSYTSDRYLLVKSKDATKWDVYLARKFEENDENPDLTTILKNASDNGFNFDELDQEVKKKLIKYPLSRSRKSTLRQVLEGCGETGAAGGVGAEAYNFFFNPNKSATRQIIRLLTTLF
- a CDS encoding hypothetical protein (encoded by transcript BEWA_022940A), which translates into the protein MDKGVTIDISMDPTSSNYGFSDYSTTYHDALNAIDLTECKDSTQWPGYRKFVHEPRDKRKIIGVRKKRVQQYGFEQSLANCYTATVYFWTGDSSYANPLLVQLGGESTYYSWKSDDSWGPDSDASGQFITRLDKQNCRRNKAHVANISKAESNTYDCYACKDREQKITFSTSSEEADREYKKVVHRITSGESGHKIGRIDNSYPPQHGIKIKGTITSLNVFYYPKTDDRALIIHFDGAWFTKTKSADEWEKKRGSTPQGTDDFSGILELIKVTNGASEGLTPGAIAGGVLGAGLGGAAIGLGLWKGRSFLKKRFIF
- a CDS encoding hypothetical protein (encoded by transcript BEWA_022970A), with protein sequence MFVDVDIRKKCRNRCTCPKSAGLITTKTGSLKNAADYGYCTHEKDSGERIKGLNYGRQSLQIENGNSSIPFTDTHGRSEVVTVYYREDSNRNRIKVPLILGIKDHKGAGYTWYENLGGNNLTWKKIEDTHDFPKSDSGLAGPLFKENLDRVACSLHNLHKVDISNDGQNSYYCKICTKSKVTLTHEKIQEIYAKINHSPQESTPYHVTHERNLVKYKETSEHSKLLSVNKNDTISVFYWEGDDKRENPLLIEVKSSKAESTWYENLWESGTKKHVVWKRLESTGTSGFSSYGVDLKVKLDSLSCALNKAVRIKLGLDSGCHDSRDTKHNNRIKAFHNGTVDKAFFLSAYEYSNNKPDGGPFSVAELLVQGARQTFPGATFFKDVTKLSSYASFCDPTNPFLLCIEFGNNSDKKYQWYWKKDKGNDWQVYGSFSTKSSRDVNSQIGGIFTNVKGSLMIKTCIPHKPPKEGVKINITEQPRDEKLSGTYQATSGTTPVLVLISRDDKTLPHGFFSITHKPLGTGYFKLSRNLGNGDQIGKGGGTIPDAKEVSVYYWNGEPTLPILLGITTKDSSKPKYYSRGNQRGSSWIQGDNASKKFEYLLDEYNCQRNNAVPFNLSDPENSSNLYTDGQVPPCIKDHRKIESTVSPKHPLGGEYAMKEYTVNGDARISRVTFSRKDTDMATKYTITKVLVYYRKNENRIDNIPLLVGFVKSDNSGSIFFENLGSPYYTKWKPIGESESKSYYDKGGFGSTPQQALTDKLDEVGCRVNHIVKINISNKGNPDKYCHKNCTNKRIKVINTNISISGYTGYDHTSAIKAQKTFTVTAIINNGKEKNANITSFFPLREVLKVTVYFQNCNGLPVAIHIQKEKGEEWLKNENGNEQLVQFNPNDNELQNCRGIQGLPITQGTQSTFSEDSSSDSDEESQDGNPGDGNFSGLFDWSWESLVSSLAGAMIDGPTQAVYGFAKVNEAISKILPGPNVFDNSGLAGGLSGDDGATAKGLEADVKNPASVLPQPEGGGHGSDNASGVLDSSTEASALSDISPGAEPADLPTQSPLIAEGLTGLATLGYVAACGASGSITGFTYWIYKRFAGEPWVRQI
- a CDS encoding hypothetical protein (encoded by transcript BEWA_022960A), whose translation is MEDCKILSEDEPIPPAEPYTDVPIEPVPAEPTYLVNPKNLHTEEVLRKLQTLTSGDSVFFKKSALGDQMSSFETPTYTDFVHGTVVCWTFDELKQYIVINVRPHGNLQFLYSDLFDMTLARDVFLHKLDIKVDIVKASAEKSIDTPYNVDSAVSCDVRVRPVPPGVETFCKCRFINKLEFVRKLRGIIRSNKHMFMEKTMYMKELRLIMSQNVRAYELEMVAYVLNANPWQYSSNPSEEPSQERVKEILELYKNAVRNPIYIALYNKWKEYIKSIAE
- a CDS encoding hypothetical protein (encoded by transcript BEWA_022950A), whose amino-acid sequence is MATGCLIGHARQLWQVYRPALSHFNGYSIINRLYYDINVVSGVRRFSKETANNDVDFVALAKELLRDDVPERIAKEALEECKRKMRVRQANLLKPRMIYEGPVNINYWIRKKGGGARR